Proteins encoded in a region of the Amia ocellicauda isolate fAmiCal2 chromosome 19, fAmiCal2.hap1, whole genome shotgun sequence genome:
- the LOC136714320 gene encoding gelsolin, whose translation MVVHKEFQTAGKAPGLQIWRIENMDLKPVPKGLYGSFYTGDAYILLYTTAAPSYNLHMWLGNECSQDESGAAAIFATQLDDFLGGKPVQFRETQDNESHTFTGYFKSGIQYKKGGVASGFKHVVTNDMNVKRLLHIKGRRAIRATEVDMSWNNFNKGDCFIVDLGQFIYQWCGSECNRFERLKASEVAIGIRDNERNGRAKISMVEEGSEPQEIIDVLGPKSAIAPATPDDEAVEISNKRKAALYLISDASGSMKSSQVAESSPFKQAMLAPNDCFILDNGVDNKIFLWKGPGASTEERKAAMKTAEQFIKSKNYSTKTQIQVIPAGGETTLFKQFFSDWKDKDQTTGPSQAYTIGKIAKVPQIPFDASSLHSNHAMAAQHSMVDDGSGKVQIWRVEGGEKVAVDPATYGQFYGGDCYLILYSYKTSGREKHIIYTWQGQKSTQDELAASAFLTVKLDDSMGGSPVQVRVTQGQEPPHLMSLFKGKPMIIYTGGTSRKGGQSSATGTRLFHLRQGSTKAARAVEVKPSASSLNTNDVFVLKTAADTYVWKGVGASDEEVAMAKHVVSVLGGSPSDVSEGKEPAAFWTALGGKKEYQTSRTLQKTVKPPRLFGCSNKTGRLIAEQVPGEFTQSDLATDDVMLLDTWDQIFLWIGNDANDVEKTGAPKIAQEYINSDPSGRKGIPITTIKQGNEPPTFTGWFMAWDPTMWDTDPLDRIRARF comes from the exons ATGGTGGTCCACAAAGAGTTCCAGACGGCAGGGAAGGCGCCCGGCCTGCAGATCTGGAGAATTGAGAACATGGACTTGAAGCCTGTGCCCAAGGGTCTCTATGGCAGCTTCTACACTGGAGATGCCTACATCCTGCTCTACACCACCGCCGCCCCCTCTTACAACCTCCACATGTGGCTGG GAAATGAGTGCTCTCAGGATGAAAGTGGTGCTGCTGCCATCTTCGCCACACAACTGGATGACTTCCTGGGGGGCAAACCAGTGCAGTTCCGTGAGACCCAGGACAACGAGTCTCACACTTTCACAGGTTACTTCAAGTCTGGCATTCAGTACAAG AAAGGCGGTGTGGCTTCCGGGTTCAAGCACGTGGTGACCAACGACATGAACGTGAAGCGGCTGCTGCACATCAAGGGCAGGCGGGCCATCAGGGCCACCGAGGTGGACATGTCCTGGAACAACTTTAACAAGGGAGACTGCTTCATTGTTGATCTGGGGCAG TTCATCTACCAGTGGTGTGGAAGCGAGTGCAATCGCTTTGAGCGTTTGAAAGCTTCTGAAGTAGCCATCGGCATCCGAGACAACGAAAGGAACGGCCGTGCCAAAATCTCTATGGTCGAGGAAGGGAGTGAGCCACAGGAAATCATTGAC GTTCTGGGTCCAAAATCTGCAATCGCACCAGCAACCCCTGATGATGAAGCGGTCGAGAtttcaaacaaaagaaaagcagcTCTTTACCTG ATTTCTGATGCCTCTGGCTCAATGAAGTCATCCCAGGTGGCCGAGTCCAGCCCCTTCAAGCAGGCCATGCTGGCACCCAACGACTGCTTCATCCTGGACAACGGAGTAGATAACAAGATATTTTTGTGGAAAG GACCAGGTGCAAGCACAGAAGAACGCAAGGCAGCAATGAAGACAGCTGAGCAGTTCATCAAGTCGAAAAATTACTCCACAAAGACTCAA ATCCAGGTTATACCAGCAGGGGGTGAAACAACTCTCTTCAAGCAGTTCTTCTCTGACTGGAAAGACAAGGATCAGACGACTGGCCCCTCTCAGGCCTACACTATCGGCAAGATCGCCAAGGTGCCGCAGATCCCCTTCGATGCCTCCTCCCTGCACTCCAACCATGCCATGGCCGCCCAGCACAGCATGGTGGATGATGGCTCCGGCAAAGTCCAG ATCTGGCGTGTTGAAGGTGGCGAGAAGGTCGCTGTGGATCCTGCCACTTATGGTCAGTTCTATGGGGGTGACTGTTACCTCATCCTGTACAGCTACAAGACCAGCGGCAGAGAGAAGCACATCATCTACACCTG GCAGGGACAGAAGAGCACCCAGGATGAGCTGGCAGCTTCAGCCTTCCTCACGGTGAAGCTGGACGACTCCATGGGAGGATCCCCAGTGCAG GTGCGTGTGACCCAGGGGCAGGAGCCACCCCACCTCATGAGCCTGTTCAAGGGCAAGCCCATGATCATCTACACCGGGGGCACCTCCAGGAAGGGGGGCCAGTCTTCAGCCACTGGCACTCGCCTCTTCCACCTCAGGCAGGGCAGCACCAAGGCCGCCCGTGCTGTGGAG GTGAAGCCCTCAGCCTCTTCTCTGAACACCAATGATGTGTTTGTGCTGAAAACCGCGGCCGACACGTATGTCTGGAAGGGAGTGGGAGCCTCTGATGAGGAGGTGGCCATGGCCAAGCATGTGGTCAGTGTGCTGGGAGGAAGTCCTAGCGATGTTTCAGAGGGGAAGGAGCCAg CGGCTTTCTGGACTGCTCTCGGTGGCAAGAAGGAATACCAGACATCCCGCACCCTGCAGAAGACCGTGAAGCCACCTCGCCTGTTTGGCTGCTCAAACAAAACTGGGCGCCTTATT GCGGAGCAGGTGCCAGGAGAATTCACCCAGTCTGATCTCGCCACTGATGATGTCATGTTGCTGGATACCTGGGACCAG ATCTTCCTGTGGATTGGCAATGATGCCAATGACGTAGAGAAGACTGGAGCTCCAAAAATAG CTCAAGAATACATTAACTCAGACCCTTCTGGACGAAAGGGAATCCCCATTACAACCATCAAGCAGGGCAACGAGCCGCCCACATTCACCGGCTGGTTCATGGCCTGGGACCCCACCATGTGGGACACTGACCCCCTGGACAGGATCAGGGCTCGATTCTAA
- the LOC136714797 gene encoding retinol dehydrogenase 8, translating into MEPKVVLITGCSSGIGLALAVRIAKDEKKRFQVYATMRNLSKGESLVEAAGRTLGRTLEIKQLDVCDEASIKACVDSIPQRRVDILISNAGMGLIGPIECQTMEEMKAVMDTNFFGLVRLLKEVLPDMKRRKSGHIVVISSVMGIQGILFNDIYAASKFAVEGFCESLAVQALRFNLNISLIEPGPVVTEFERKVYEEGLKTDLSKADKVTADMFTNIYMKNYNQIFQSLGQTPEEIAEHTHKIITMENPPFRHQTNTLYTPMTTLKYADPNGDLPIDTFYKMVFEHDKVFNASLNFIKLLRWRSRKSFSLGKPQS; encoded by the exons ATGGAGCCCAAGGTAGTGCTAATCACAGGCTGCTCCTCTGGGATAGGCCTAGCCCTGGCCGTCAGGATCGCCAAGGACGAGAAGAAGAGGTTCCAGG TGTACGCCACCATGAGGAACCTCAGCAAGGGTGAGAGTCTGGTGGAGGCGGCGGGCCGCACACTGGGGCGCACCCTGGAGATCAAGCAGCTGGACGTGTGCGACGAGGCGTCCATCAAGGCGTGTGTGGACAGCATCCCCCAGAGGAGGGTTGACATCCTCA TCAGCAATGCTGGGATGGGTCTGATTGGGCCCATTGAGTGTCAGACCATGGAGGAGATGAAGGCTGTGATGGACACCAACTTCTTCGGCCTGGTCAGGCTTCTGAAAGAGGTCCTGCCTGACATGAAGAGGAGAAAGAGCGGCCACATCGTGGTCATCAGCAGTGTGATGGGGATTCAAG GCATATTGTTCAATGACATTTACGCAGCATCCAAATTTGCAGTGGAGGGATTCTGCGAGAGTCTTGCGGTCCAGGCACTGCGCTTTAATCTTAA tATAAGCCTTATTGAGCCCGGCCCGGTTGTCACTGAATTTGAACGCAAGGTTTACGAGGAAGGTCTTAAGACAGATCTCTCTAAGGCAGATAAGGTGACCGCTGACATGTTCACCAATATTTACATGAAGAACTACAATCAGATCTTCCAAAGTCTGGGCCAGACGCCAGAGGAAATAGCAGAG CACACGCACAAGATCATCACCATGGAAAACCCTCCGTTCCGTCACCAGACCAACACCCTCTACACTCCCATGACCACCCTAAAGTACGCCGACCCCAATGGCGACCTGCCCATTGACACTTTTTACAAGATGGTGTTTGAGCATGACAAGGTTTTCAATGCCAGCCTGAACTTTATCAAGCTGCTGCGCTGGAGGAGTCGCAAGAGCTTCAGTCTGGGCAAGCCTCAGTCCTAG
- the dr1 gene encoding protein Dr1, whose protein sequence is MASSSGNDDDLTIPRAAINKMIKETLPNVRVANDARELVVNCCTEFIHLISSEANEICNKSEKKTISPEHVIHALESLGFASYITEVKDVLQECKTVALKRRKASSRLENLGIPEEELLRQQQELFAKARQQQAELAQQEWLQMQQAAQQAQLAAASASAAHQAGSSQDEDEEDDM, encoded by the exons ATGGCTTCTTCGTCTGGCAACGATGATGACCTCACTATACCCAGGGCAGCCATTAATAAAATGATCAAAGAGACTCTGCCAAACGTCCGGGTGGCAAACGATGCCAGGGAGCTGGTGGTGAATTGTTGCACGGAATTCATCCACCTCATCTCCTCGGAGGCGAATGAGATCTGCAACAAGTCCGAGAAGAAAACCATTTCTCCAGAGCACGTCATACACG CACTTGAGAGTCTGGGCTTTGCGTCCTACATCACCGAGGTAAAAGATGTGTTGCAAGAGTGTAAAACAGTGGCACTTAAAAGGAGAAAGGCGAGCTCCCGTCTAGAAAACCTTGGCATTCCCGAAGAGGAGCTGCTCCGACAACAGCAGGAGTTGTTTGCCAAG GCCAGACAGCAGCAGGCCGAGCTGGCCCAGCAGGAGTGGTTACAGATGCAGCAGGCGGCACAGCAGGCCCAGCTGGCAGCAGCCTCTGCCAGCGCGGCGCACCAGGCCGGCTCCTCtcaggacgaggacgaggaggacgaCATGTGA